One Clostridium novyi NT genomic window carries:
- a CDS encoding DMT family transporter produces the protein MNNKTKAVLYMLLSALGFAFMGAMVKLAGNLPVIEKVFFRNFISLFVAFGALKKTTGPILGKRENQKYLLARALLGLTGMFLYFYSIDHLKLADSAMLNKLSPFFITLFAIMFLKEELTSMKVVSMIIVFMGALLVIKPQWDLSIIPAIAGFLSAAFAGGAYTLVRFLKDRENPSTIVFYFSLVSVLGAFPFMAMNFIMPTKIQFLYLILTGVFAAIAQFSLTYSYKYAPASEVAIYNYVNIVFSGIIGFFIWNEIPDKLSILGGVIILVMATIVYFYNKKR, from the coding sequence ATGAATAATAAAACAAAAGCTGTTTTATATATGCTATTATCTGCATTGGGATTTGCATTTATGGGGGCAATGGTAAAGCTTGCAGGAAATTTGCCAGTAATAGAAAAAGTGTTTTTTAGAAATTTTATAAGTTTATTTGTTGCCTTTGGTGCGTTAAAAAAGACTACTGGTCCTATACTTGGAAAAAGGGAAAATCAAAAATATTTATTGGCAAGAGCGTTACTTGGACTTACAGGAATGTTTTTGTACTTCTATTCTATAGATCATTTAAAACTTGCAGATTCAGCTATGTTAAATAAGTTATCACCATTTTTCATAACACTATTTGCTATAATGTTCTTGAAGGAAGAATTAACAAGCATGAAAGTAGTATCAATGATTATTGTATTTATGGGTGCATTACTAGTTATAAAACCTCAATGGGATTTAAGTATTATACCAGCAATTGCAGGATTCTTATCGGCAGCATTTGCAGGGGGAGCATATACTTTAGTTAGATTTTTAAAGGATAGAGAAAATCCATCAACTATAGTTTTTTATTTTTCATTAGTATCTGTACTTGGAGCTTTCCCATTTATGGCAATGAATTTTATTATGCCAACTAAAATTCAATTTTTATACTTAATTCTAACAGGTGTATTTGCCGCTATTGCACAATTTTCCTTAACGTATTCTTATAAGTATGCACCAGCATCAGAAGTTGCAATTTATAATTACGTTAATATAGTTTTTTCAGGAATCATAGGATTCTTTATTTGGAATGAAATTCCAGACAAATTAAGTATTTTAGGTGGGGTTATTATATTAGTGATGGCAACCATTGTGTACTTTTATAATAAGAAAAGATAA
- a CDS encoding 4Fe-4S binding protein yields the protein MALRLWKKYSFIILLIVIGAGFFNTKIAIIAIMCMLGPIVLAIMGKGRFWCGNICPRGSFYDSVLKKFSNKRPVPRVLKSKIFRLAVIVFMFYMFGNGVYKNWGNAEGIGLVFYRMIVITTLVGIFLSMFYNHRSWCNLCPMGTIAAFISRFKRNRKTLKVNSSCMSCKLCQKECPMGIVPYDYKGDILSHVDCIQCGECMRSCPKSSIKY from the coding sequence ATGGCGTTAAGGTTATGGAAAAAATACTCATTCATTATTTTATTAATAGTTATAGGTGCGGGATTTTTCAACACTAAGATAGCTATTATAGCTATTATGTGTATGCTAGGACCTATTGTGTTGGCTATAATGGGAAAGGGAAGATTTTGGTGTGGTAATATTTGTCCAAGAGGCAGTTTTTACGATAGTGTACTAAAAAAATTCAGTAATAAAAGACCTGTTCCGAGAGTTTTAAAATCTAAGATTTTTAGATTAGCTGTCATTGTATTTATGTTTTATATGTTTGGCAATGGAGTATATAAAAATTGGGGAAATGCTGAGGGCATTGGTTTAGTATTTTATAGAATGATAGTTATTACTACATTAGTTGGTATATTTTTATCTATGTTTTATAATCATAGATCCTGGTGTAATCTTTGTCCTATGGGAACCATAGCAGCATTTATATCACGATTTAAAAGAAATAGAAAGACACTAAAGGTTAATTCTAGTTGTATGTCATGTAAACTGTGTCAAAAGGAATGTCCTATGGGTATAGTTCCATATGATTATAAAGGAGATATTTTATCACATGTAGATTGTATACAATGTGGAGAGTGTATGAGAAGTTGTCCTAAAAGTTCAATAAAATATTAA
- a CDS encoding ABC transporter ATP-binding protein, with protein sequence MIKKFIKYYTPHKKLFILDLLCAFLMAICDLFYPMITRNIINDYVPNKKLNFLIVWCIVLLVIYLIKKALTYFLQYWGHVVGVRMQADMRRDIFTHLQNLPFKFFDENKTGVIMSRIVNDLMDISELAHHGPEDLFISLIMILGSFIILCTINIPLTLITFAFIPLLIWFAIKKRIKMSDAFTETRVRIANVNASLENSIAGHRVSKAFVNEDYEIKKFEKDNMNFKVAREYAYKAMAEFFSGMNFIIDFLNLAILSLGGYFTYKGIIDLGDYVAYLLYITMFMNPIKRLINFVEQLQSGMTGFKRFCEIMDVEEEKDSSNAKDINDIQGDILFDNVTFKYDDEEKRVLNRVNLHIKAGKTIALVGPSGGGKTTLCNLLPRFYDIDSGKITIDGIDISTVTRKSLRKQIGIVQQDVFLFTGTILENILYGNPNASNDEIINAAKKANIHDFIMNLPEDYNTYIGEKGLKLSGGQKQRLSIARVFLKNPKILILDEATSALDNITESIIQKSLDELVKGRTTLIVAHRLSTIKNADEIIVLTETGIEERGTHTELLNNNGFYADLYNAIS encoded by the coding sequence TTGATAAAGAAATTTATAAAATACTATACACCTCATAAAAAGCTTTTTATTTTAGATTTACTGTGTGCTTTTTTGATGGCAATTTGTGATTTATTTTATCCAATGATAACTAGGAACATAATAAATGACTATGTGCCAAATAAAAAGCTAAATTTTCTTATAGTATGGTGTATAGTTTTACTAGTAATTTATTTAATTAAAAAAGCATTAACATACTTTCTTCAATATTGGGGGCATGTTGTTGGAGTTAGAATGCAAGCTGACATGAGAAGAGATATATTTACTCATCTTCAAAATCTACCATTTAAATTTTTTGATGAAAATAAAACAGGTGTAATAATGTCTAGAATAGTAAATGATCTAATGGACATATCAGAACTTGCACACCACGGTCCAGAAGATTTGTTTATATCTTTAATAATGATACTAGGTTCATTTATTATTTTATGTACTATAAACATTCCTCTAACATTAATCACCTTCGCATTTATACCACTTTTAATATGGTTTGCAATAAAAAAGAGAATAAAAATGTCTGATGCCTTCACTGAAACAAGAGTAAGAATAGCCAATGTCAATGCTTCTCTTGAAAATTCAATTGCAGGACATAGGGTTTCTAAAGCTTTTGTAAATGAAGACTATGAAATAAAAAAATTTGAAAAAGATAATATGAATTTTAAAGTAGCTAGAGAATATGCTTATAAAGCAATGGCTGAATTTTTTTCTGGAATGAACTTTATAATTGACTTTCTAAACCTAGCAATACTATCTTTAGGAGGATATTTTACATATAAAGGTATTATAGACTTAGGAGATTATGTGGCATATCTTCTCTATATAACTATGTTTATGAATCCTATAAAAAGACTTATAAACTTTGTTGAACAACTTCAATCTGGTATGACTGGTTTTAAAAGATTTTGTGAGATCATGGATGTTGAAGAAGAAAAAGATTCTTCTAATGCAAAGGATATAAATGATATTCAAGGCGATATTTTATTTGATAATGTTACATTTAAATATGATGATGAAGAAAAAAGAGTATTAAATAGAGTAAATCTTCATATAAAAGCTGGAAAAACTATAGCCTTAGTTGGTCCTTCCGGTGGTGGAAAAACAACTCTATGTAATCTTCTACCACGATTCTATGATATTGACTCAGGTAAAATAACAATAGATGGTATAGATATTTCTACTGTTACAAGAAAATCTCTTAGAAAACAAATAGGAATAGTACAACAAGATGTATTTTTATTTACAGGTACTATTTTAGAAAATATACTATATGGTAATCCAAATGCTAGTAATGATGAAATTATAAATGCTGCTAAAAAAGCTAATATACACGATTTTATAATGAATCTTCCTGAGGACTATAATACTTATATAGGAGAAAAAGGATTAAAACTTTCAGGTGGTCAAAAACAAAGATTATCCATAGCAAGAGTTTTCTTAAAAAATCCTAAAATATTAATATTAGATGAAGCTACATCCGCCCTTGACAATATAACAGAATCCATAATACAAAAATCCTTAGATGAACTTGTAAAAGGAAGAACCACTTTAATTGTTGCACATAGGTTATCAACCATCAAAAATGCAGATGAAATAATAGTATTAACTGAAACAGGAATAGAAGAAAGAGGTACTCATACAGAACTTTTAAATAACAATGGCTTCTATGCAGATTTGTATAATGCTATAAGTTAA
- a CDS encoding DUF488 domain-containing protein, with amino-acid sequence MKCYTIGYSDRKLEEFLELLRLYNIDCVIDVRNTPYARNNNRVYDKEIIEKQIKQSGINYIYMGNQLSIKNIYSELKRKGKSMNFHNALEDNIFNKGINKVVEGIKRGHTIVLMCEEKNPFNCSRGIFLGYALKKEGIKLEHIITDVMLKNQDRIEEEIYITYEPFFQDEFVNLTIQDMVEYDDYDKVNFNCIKKRVIEEGYIRKFKQIKS; translated from the coding sequence ATGAAATGCTATACAATAGGATATTCAGATAGAAAATTAGAAGAATTTCTTGAGTTATTAAGATTATATAATATTGATTGCGTTATAGATGTACGAAATACTCCCTATGCAAGAAATAATAATAGGGTATATGATAAAGAGATTATAGAAAAGCAAATTAAACAGTCTGGGATAAATTATATTTATATGGGAAATCAGTTAAGTATAAAAAATATTTATAGTGAATTAAAAAGAAAAGGTAAGTCTATGAACTTTCATAATGCATTAGAAGACAATATTTTTAATAAAGGTATTAACAAAGTTGTTGAGGGTATTAAAAGAGGACACACAATTGTTTTAATGTGTGAAGAGAAAAATCCGTTTAATTGTAGTAGAGGAATTTTTCTTGGATATGCACTAAAAAAAGAAGGAATTAAATTAGAGCATATAATAACTGATGTTATGCTAAAAAATCAAGATAGAATAGAAGAAGAGATCTATATAACATATGAGCCTTTTTTCCAAGATGAATTTGTAAATTTAACCATTCAAGATATGGTAGAATATGACGATTATGATAAGGTAAATTTTAATTGTATAAAGAAAAGAGTAATAGAAGAAGGATACATTAGAAAGTTTAAACAAATAAAAAGCTAG
- a CDS encoding DEAD/DEAH box helicase, protein MDTKERLKNIIYYLMNVNNMNSKIVKNILEYKDFLWEKNLIAQGCILKIKNNGAKYIEIEKEYKDLYNTFSKLYMKLEKSKGKLEIIWGYCFFTWKIKNKNIAHPLFFYKCDLEFDEENQKYILKPVDNKFCMEIEILKNLSFDHLEELLKVKNKIQDEFISIERLDCIEKGMEVFSEALKIKKPKLKKIEGGLVDYKEIEIIEEMQFYHEPIIILREYNTKVWNKELNGLLKFINGSQEIPSTLEALVDDNYLMKIDKNKDLWNDVGQEPLYLLPASKEQLQIGKKIADNFGVVVEGAPGTGKTHSIANLICNFLYHNKKILIVSNKQNILEKIFNTIPESIRHLCANCKEDTLENLSSIYSSINSIIYKIHLNSNEDKNTINKLENELKLCRKKQENVYRRVEISKNLDNRELKYLGKDYKIRGIKKWIEKNRAQYSWIEDDIRNIKEPPITDAKFSKLLYVMSNITKKEINEFNEIGGLLYNIPPYSDLLQRIKRKCELERNYSRYKLAVKDWCISYNYKYDYENILKLLRSTQNFLISIENTWIKNILACARKGEIVRGVLQQKILECNYYIKKIGSLKKEITGYKVEIPLEMDKMYLLDKLEEVYKQYNQKGKINKIFKLLHSECDEILEKCKVNSKEISNKNEVKIVMMFIEEGLIEEKLISLWNNSMSEYGSKKIKNINIETLSNLEDYIDKIDIIINWNSKVVNKIKSSMKEIVFLNKIDWYNKETYSKLQNGVLSIKYISEYEGIKSYISNIEKLISKVKGFEEIGEAINRKDIVSLKQCYKRIDRLKSLTPNIREMEYISQTLEKTCPKLITKLIEEKDRMNMLTKYKNLSVAWLWKQLNYAIEDEYDKFKLENINRAIQVEKEKENNIIENLVVKKAWYNTLSSLKEYQKRSLYSFKEAISKLGKASGKDASMYISLAKEEIKKFQEFIPVWIMTPENMIRNLEISEDMFDVVIFDNANDMNLFSMSALFRAKKAIVFGDENQANIEKSIQDNKKSKLFAKKYLRDIPNWQWLNMKTSIYSTALRVFPVTVSLKENFRSPSEITNFSNNLCYSGKVLSTKSQEAFGELWSPIKTVNINGKRERENQINLVEAEAIADTVVKCCQNPLYRNMSMGVISLLGDEQGEVIQNLLEKKLGQDKIRERNILCGNPYTFQGEERDVIFLSMVISNNIKFATLTKDSDVRRFNIACSRAKKQMWLFHSVELEDMSKDCIRYKLLDYCKNFKIINKKGNIKIA, encoded by the coding sequence ATGGACACCAAAGAAAGGCTGAAAAACATTATTTATTATTTGATGAATGTTAATAATATGAATTCTAAAATTGTAAAAAATATTTTAGAGTATAAAGATTTTCTTTGGGAAAAAAATCTTATAGCACAAGGGTGTATTTTAAAAATAAAAAATAATGGCGCCAAGTATATAGAGATAGAAAAAGAGTATAAAGATTTATATAATACCTTTTCAAAGTTATATATGAAACTTGAAAAAAGCAAAGGCAAATTAGAAATTATTTGGGGATATTGTTTCTTTACATGGAAGATAAAAAATAAAAATATAGCACATCCACTATTTTTTTATAAATGTGATCTTGAGTTTGATGAAGAAAACCAAAAGTACATATTAAAACCTGTTGATAATAAGTTTTGTATGGAAATAGAAATTTTAAAAAATTTGAGTTTTGATCATTTAGAAGAACTTTTAAAAGTAAAAAATAAAATTCAAGATGAATTCATATCTATTGAAAGATTAGATTGTATTGAAAAAGGAATGGAGGTGTTTTCTGAAGCATTAAAAATAAAAAAACCTAAATTAAAGAAAATAGAAGGAGGATTAGTTGATTATAAAGAAATAGAAATTATTGAAGAGATGCAGTTTTATCATGAACCTATAATAATTCTTAGAGAATATAATACAAAAGTATGGAATAAAGAATTAAATGGTCTATTGAAATTTATAAACGGTTCACAAGAGATACCATCTACCTTAGAGGCTTTAGTAGATGATAATTATTTAATGAAAATAGATAAAAACAAAGACTTGTGGAATGATGTTGGACAAGAACCACTTTATTTATTACCAGCAAGTAAAGAACAATTACAAATAGGAAAAAAGATAGCTGATAATTTTGGTGTTGTGGTTGAAGGGGCACCTGGTACAGGAAAAACTCATTCTATAGCAAATCTTATTTGTAATTTTTTATACCACAATAAAAAGATTCTTATAGTAAGCAATAAACAAAATATACTTGAAAAGATTTTTAACACTATACCTGAGAGTATACGGCATTTATGTGCAAACTGCAAAGAAGATACTTTAGAGAATTTATCTTCAATATATAGTTCCATAAATAGTATTATTTATAAAATACACTTAAACTCTAATGAAGATAAGAATACTATAAATAAATTAGAGAATGAATTAAAGTTATGCAGAAAGAAACAAGAAAACGTATATAGAAGAGTAGAAATATCCAAAAATTTAGATAACAGAGAACTTAAATACTTAGGTAAAGATTATAAAATAAGAGGGATAAAAAAGTGGATAGAAAAAAATAGAGCACAGTATTCTTGGATAGAAGACGATATAAGAAACATAAAAGAACCTCCAATTACCGATGCAAAGTTTTCTAAGCTTCTATATGTAATGAGCAATATTACAAAAAAAGAAATTAATGAATTTAATGAAATAGGAGGATTATTATATAATATACCGCCTTATTCAGATTTATTACAAAGAATTAAAAGAAAGTGTGAACTTGAAAGAAACTATAGCAGGTATAAGTTAGCTGTTAAGGATTGGTGTATATCTTATAATTATAAATATGATTATGAAAATATACTTAAACTTTTAAGAAGTACGCAAAATTTTTTAATATCTATAGAAAATACTTGGATAAAAAATATTCTTGCATGTGCTAGAAAAGGAGAAATAGTAAGGGGGGTGTTACAACAAAAAATATTAGAATGTAACTACTATATAAAAAAAATAGGTAGTTTGAAAAAAGAAATTACTGGGTATAAGGTAGAGATTCCATTAGAAATGGACAAGATGTATCTACTAGATAAGTTGGAAGAGGTATATAAGCAGTACAATCAAAAAGGAAAGATAAATAAAATATTTAAACTGCTTCACAGCGAATGTGATGAAATATTAGAAAAGTGTAAAGTGAATTCTAAAGAAATATCAAATAAAAATGAAGTAAAAATAGTAATGATGTTTATAGAGGAGGGATTAATAGAAGAAAAATTAATATCTCTTTGGAACAACTCTATGAGTGAGTATGGATCTAAAAAGATAAAAAATATTAATATAGAGACGCTATCAAATTTAGAGGATTATATAGATAAAATTGATATTATTATAAATTGGAATTCTAAAGTAGTAAACAAGATAAAGAGTTCCATGAAAGAAATAGTATTTTTAAACAAGATTGATTGGTACAATAAAGAGACTTATAGTAAACTTCAAAATGGAGTGTTAAGTATTAAATATATAAGTGAGTATGAAGGCATAAAAAGTTATATTTCAAATATAGAAAAATTAATATCTAAGGTTAAGGGCTTTGAAGAAATAGGAGAGGCAATTAATAGAAAGGATATTGTTTCTTTAAAACAGTGTTATAAGAGGATAGACAGGTTAAAGAGTCTAACTCCAAATATTAGGGAAATGGAGTATATATCACAAACATTAGAAAAGACTTGTCCAAAACTCATAACAAAACTCATAGAAGAAAAAGACAGAATGAATATGCTGACTAAATACAAAAATTTAAGTGTAGCATGGCTTTGGAAACAGCTAAATTACGCAATTGAAGATGAATATGATAAGTTTAAGCTAGAAAATATAAATAGAGCAATACAAGTAGAGAAGGAAAAAGAAAATAATATAATAGAAAATTTAGTTGTAAAAAAAGCTTGGTATAATACTTTATCATCTTTAAAGGAGTATCAAAAGAGAAGCTTATATTCTTTTAAAGAGGCGATTTCTAAACTTGGAAAAGCATCAGGAAAAGATGCATCAATGTATATAAGTTTAGCTAAAGAAGAGATTAAAAAGTTTCAAGAATTTATTCCAGTTTGGATTATGACACCAGAAAATATGATTAGAAACTTAGAAATATCAGAGGATATGTTTGATGTTGTTATATTTGACAATGCAAACGATATGAATTTGTTTTCTATGTCTGCTTTATTTAGAGCTAAAAAAGCTATTGTTTTTGGAGATGAAAATCAAGCAAATATAGAAAAATCAATTCAGGATAATAAAAAGTCAAAATTATTTGCAAAGAAGTATCTTCGGGATATTCCAAATTGGCAATGGCTTAATATGAAGACAAGCATTTATTCAACAGCACTTAGGGTATTTCCAGTTACAGTTTCTTTAAAGGAAAACTTTAGGTCTCCATCTGAAATAACTAATTTTAGTAATAACTTATGTTATTCAGGAAAGGTATTATCGACTAAGTCCCAGGAGGCTTTCGGAGAGCTTTGGTCTCCTATTAAGACTGTAAATATAAATGGAAAAAGAGAAAGAGAAAATCAAATTAATTTAGTGGAAGCAGAAGCTATAGCTGATACGGTAGTTAAGTGTTGTCAGAATCCTTTATATAGAAATATGTCTATGGGAGTTATATCTCTTTTAGGAGATGAACAAGGAGAGGTAATACAGAACTTGTTAGAAAAGAAACTTGGACAAGACAAAATTAGAGAAAGAAACATACTTTGTGGAAACCCGTATACTTTTCAAGGGGAAGAAAGAGATGTTATATTTTTAAGCATGGTAATTAGTAATAATATAAAATTTGCAACGTTAACTAAGGATTCTGATGTAAGAAGATTTAATATAGCTTGTAGTAGAGCCAAAAAGCAAATGTGGCTTTTCCATTCAGTTGAATTAGAGGACATGAGTAAGGATTGTATAAGATACAAATTACTTGATTATTGTAAAAATTTTAAAATTATAAATAAAAAAGGTAATATTAAAATAGCGTAA
- a CDS encoding LacI family DNA-binding transcriptional regulator — protein sequence MATSIKDVAREANVSIATVSRVLNNVDVVNEDTKKKVLEAIKKLDYRPNIVARSLKTQKTRTIGIIVPDISNPIYPEVVRGAEDVSNIYNYNIILCNTDLEPDKELEYLRVLGEKMVDGVIYISNSLEERTIKTIKDSNTPLVLIETNGRETNFPSVIIDNKGAAIDAVNYLYKKGNRKIAYIGISDDVINASAIRHEGYIAGLEQNNLSYDKNITYFCNYSLKAEDGYKAMNNILEKSTDIDAVFCVNDEIAMGAINALRDKNIRVPEDVDVMGFNDTHGAEYFYPRLTTIAQPLYDMGSVATRMLIKKINNEPLDKELFVLPYELIERDSCK from the coding sequence ATGGCAACTTCAATAAAAGATGTGGCTAGAGAAGCGAATGTATCAATTGCAACTGTATCAAGAGTTTTAAACAATGTGGATGTAGTTAACGAAGATACAAAGAAAAAGGTTTTAGAAGCTATAAAAAAATTAGATTATAGACCTAATATTGTAGCGAGAAGTTTAAAAACACAAAAAACAAGAACTATAGGAATTATAGTGCCGGATATATCTAACCCCATTTATCCTGAAGTTGTAAGAGGCGCTGAGGATGTTTCTAACATCTACAATTACAATATAATACTTTGTAATACAGATTTAGAACCAGATAAGGAATTAGAATACTTAAGGGTACTTGGTGAAAAGATGGTTGATGGAGTTATATATATTAGTAATTCCTTAGAAGAAAGAACTATAAAAACTATAAAAGATAGTAATACTCCATTAGTTCTAATAGAAACTAATGGTAGAGAAACTAATTTTCCGAGCGTAATAATTGACAATAAAGGTGCAGCTATAGATGCTGTCAATTATTTATATAAAAAAGGAAATAGAAAGATAGCTTATATAGGTATTTCTGACGATGTAATAAATGCTAGTGCTATAAGACACGAAGGATATATTGCTGGTCTTGAACAAAATAATTTATCGTATGACAAGAATATAACTTATTTTTGCAATTATTCATTAAAGGCTGAAGATGGATACAAGGCTATGAATAATATTCTAGAAAAATCAACAGATATAGATGCTGTATTTTGTGTTAATGATGAAATTGCTATGGGAGCTATAAATGCTCTTAGAGATAAAAACATTAGAGTACCAGAAGACGTTGATGTAATGGGATTTAACGATACTCATGGTGCAGAATATTTCTATCCAAGACTTACTACAATAGCACAACCATTATATGATATGGGATCTGTTGCAACGAGAATGCTTATTAAAAAAATAAACAATGAACCTTTAGATAAAGAGTTATTTGTTTTGCCATATGAACTTATTGAAAGAGATTCATGTAAATAA
- a CDS encoding DUF421 domain-containing protein, which yields MNEGLVVVIRGIIGFFTLLIFARLLGKQLISELTLFDYIIGITIGSTASSLTTDLTSRAWPHWVGITIWVLLAVIFQFITLKSKPASDYIDDKPTIIMLDGQILESAMGKRRYRIEDLLAQLRSKNIFNLNEVKFALLEKDGTLSVLKKSEYNNVTLKDLNIPTSPANPSFEIIYDGVIIEKNLQNANTDVEWLKGQLKLRNLKVSDVFLASLCPPDNLYIDLYKDHIKS from the coding sequence ATGAATGAAGGTCTTGTGGTAGTTATTAGAGGTATTATTGGATTTTTTACTCTACTAATCTTTGCAAGATTGCTTGGGAAACAACTTATTAGTGAACTTACTCTCTTTGACTATATAATTGGAATAACAATAGGATCAACAGCTTCAAGTTTAACTACAGATTTAACGAGTAGAGCTTGGCCTCACTGGGTTGGAATAACAATATGGGTACTACTTGCTGTTATATTTCAGTTTATAACATTAAAATCTAAACCAGCATCAGATTACATAGATGACAAACCTACTATTATTATGTTAGATGGTCAAATTCTTGAATCTGCCATGGGAAAACGTAGATATAGAATAGAAGATTTGCTTGCTCAACTAAGAAGCAAAAATATATTTAACTTAAATGAAGTAAAATTTGCTCTTTTAGAAAAAGACGGAACACTGTCTGTACTTAAAAAGAGTGAATATAATAATGTAACCTTAAAAGACTTAAATATACCTACTTCTCCTGCAAATCCTAGTTTCGAGATTATATATGATGGAGTAATAATAGAAAAAAATCTTCAAAACGCAAACACTGATGTAGAATGGTTAAAAGGACAATTAAAGCTTCGTAATCTTAAAGTATCTGATGTTTTTCTTGCCTCCTTATGTCCACCAGATAATTTATACATAGATCTATATAAAGATCATATTAAGTCATGA
- a CDS encoding DUF4363 family protein — MNNKFIKYLVPVSLLVLFIIIMLSGKYLKQPRNSSDDMMSFVYSAIDNCRSENWDQVQYDTDNIKNAWEKIQKRIQFSVERGQLYDMEINIARIRGAAKARDKNNLMIELTEIIENWNELSN, encoded by the coding sequence ATGAATAACAAATTTATTAAGTATCTTGTTCCAGTGTCACTTTTAGTTTTATTTATTATAATAATGCTTAGTGGTAAGTACCTAAAACAGCCTAGAAACTCTTCTGATGATATGATGTCTTTTGTATACTCAGCTATTGATAATTGTAGATCTGAAAATTGGGATCAGGTTCAGTATGATACTGATAATATAAAAAATGCTTGGGAAAAGATACAAAAGAGAATTCAGTTTAGCGTTGAAAGAGGGCAACTATATGATATGGAAATAAATATAGCAAGAATACGTGGAGCAGCTAAGGCAAGAGATAAAAATAATCTAATGATAGAATTAACTGAAATCATAGAAAACTGGAATGAATTAAGTAATTAA